A single Acidaminococcus sp. DNA region contains:
- the ffh gene encoding signal recognition particle protein: protein MAFEMLTDKLTAAIQKIRGHKTVTEQDLKETLREVRLALLEADVNFKVVKEFTAKIKERAQGQQVDPNLTAGQYIVKIVHEELINLLGGTQSKLNFSANPPTIIMLVGLQGAGKTTSVGKLANYLRKNGKKPLMVAGDVYRPAAITQLEVIGKQLDMPVFSMGDQVSPVEIAKASIKRANELLCDTILIDTAGRLHIDEKLMDELKNIKSAVNPNEILLVVDAMTGQDAVNVADAFNKALGITGLIVTKLDGDARGGAVLSVKAVADCPVKFVGMGEKLDALDPFYPDRMASRILGMGDVLSLIEKAQEAIDVNEAKKLADSMKKNEFTLDMFLDQMKQVKKLGSLESIISLIPGMSKYSKQLEGIDLDGKEVRRLEAIITSMTPKERQNPRIINGSRRKRIAAGCGQSVQAVNRLLKQFEESKKLMKTMTGMNKYARKGRFKLPFMQ, encoded by the coding sequence ATGGCATTTGAAATGCTGACTGATAAGCTGACCGCCGCAATTCAAAAGATTCGCGGCCACAAGACCGTTACCGAGCAGGACCTTAAGGAAACGCTGCGGGAAGTCCGGCTGGCACTTTTGGAAGCCGATGTCAACTTTAAAGTCGTCAAGGAATTTACAGCAAAAATCAAAGAACGGGCCCAGGGCCAGCAGGTCGATCCGAACCTGACGGCAGGCCAGTATATTGTCAAGATCGTCCATGAGGAGCTGATCAATCTCCTCGGCGGCACACAGAGCAAACTGAATTTCTCTGCCAATCCGCCGACCATTATCATGCTCGTCGGTCTTCAGGGCGCCGGCAAAACGACTTCCGTCGGTAAGCTGGCCAATTACCTGAGAAAGAATGGCAAGAAGCCGCTCATGGTGGCTGGTGACGTGTACCGCCCCGCTGCTATTACCCAGCTCGAAGTTATTGGTAAGCAGCTTGATATGCCGGTATTTTCCATGGGTGACCAGGTGTCCCCGGTGGAAATCGCCAAGGCTTCCATCAAGCGGGCCAATGAACTGCTCTGCGATACGATCCTCATCGATACGGCAGGCCGCCTGCATATCGACGAGAAGCTCATGGATGAGCTGAAGAACATCAAGAGCGCTGTGAATCCCAATGAAATTCTGCTCGTTGTCGATGCCATGACCGGTCAGGACGCTGTGAACGTAGCCGATGCCTTCAACAAAGCGCTCGGAATCACGGGCCTTATCGTGACCAAGCTCGACGGCGATGCCCGCGGCGGTGCCGTACTCAGTGTCAAAGCTGTGGCGGACTGCCCTGTTAAGTTTGTGGGTATGGGTGAAAAGCTCGACGCTTTGGATCCCTTCTATCCAGATAGAATGGCTTCCCGCATCCTGGGGATGGGGGATGTGCTCTCCTTGATTGAAAAGGCACAGGAAGCCATCGACGTGAACGAAGCCAAGAAATTGGCCGACTCCATGAAGAAAAACGAGTTTACCCTGGATATGTTCCTTGACCAGATGAAACAAGTCAAGAAACTGGGTTCTCTCGAATCCATCATCAGCCTGATCCCGGGCATGAGTAAATACAGCAAGCAGCTCGAAGGCATTGATCTTGACGGAAAGGAAGTACGCCGCCTTGAGGCCATCATTACTTCGATGACGCCGAAAGAACGGCAGAATCCACGCATCATCAACGGGTCACGCCGCAAGCGTATCGCCGCAGGATGCGGCCAGAGCGTGCAGGCTGTCAACCGGCTTCTGAAGCAGTTTGAAGAAAGCAAGAAGCTGATGAAAACCATGACGGGCATGAACAAGTATGCACGGAAAGGCAGATTCAAGCTGCCCTTCATGCAATAA
- the rpsP gene encoding 30S ribosomal protein S16, which produces MAVKIRLKRMGAKKSPFYRIVVADERSPRDGRFIESVGTYDSTVDPAVINIDEEKVMAWMQKGAQPTDTVRSMLSKRGLMTKFAQEKASK; this is translated from the coding sequence GTGGCAGTAAAGATTCGTTTAAAACGTATGGGTGCTAAAAAGAGCCCTTTCTACCGCATTGTTGTTGCTGACGAACGCTCTCCGCGTGACGGCCGTTTCATCGAAAGCGTAGGTACTTATGATTCCACTGTAGATCCTGCAGTGATCAACATCGATGAAGAAAAGGTTATGGCCTGGATGCAGAAGGGTGCACAGCCGACCGACACGGTTCGTTCCATGCTCAGCAAGAGAGGTCTGATGACCAAGTTTGCTCAGGAAAAGGCCAGCAAATAA
- the thiE gene encoding thiamine phosphate synthase, with translation MNIDYSVYLVTNREVTEKHGRDFFAAIEEALQHGVTLVQLREKKMDDAAMIEEGRRVKEICDRYQVPLLVDDRIAVAKAIGAAGVHLGQSDDKLDKARKELGPDAVIGISAHNLKEAQEAEAGGADYLGAGALFPTSTKKDATDLSLDDFRAIIKAVKIPVVGIGGIGIPQYGKVLDCGAAGCAMITSILAADDIGKAVDQMKAIYKEKNQG, from the coding sequence ATGAATATAGACTATAGTGTATATCTGGTGACAAACCGTGAAGTGACGGAAAAACATGGCCGTGATTTCTTTGCGGCCATTGAGGAAGCCCTGCAGCACGGTGTGACGCTCGTACAGCTGCGGGAAAAGAAAATGGACGACGCCGCTATGATTGAGGAAGGCCGCCGCGTAAAGGAAATCTGCGACCGCTATCAAGTGCCTCTCCTCGTAGATGACCGGATTGCCGTGGCCAAGGCCATCGGCGCCGCCGGCGTTCATCTCGGCCAAAGTGACGATAAGCTCGATAAGGCCAGAAAGGAACTCGGACCCGACGCTGTGATCGGGATTTCGGCTCATAACCTTAAAGAAGCACAGGAAGCAGAAGCGGGCGGAGCCGATTATCTTGGTGCCGGTGCTCTCTTTCCGACAAGCACCAAGAAAGACGCTACGGATCTGAGTCTTGATGATTTCCGGGCGATTATAAAAGCCGTCAAGATTCCGGTCGTCGGTATTGGCGGCATCGGGATTCCGCAGTACGGAAAGGTACTTGACTGCGGGGCTGCAGGTTGTGCTATGATTACTTCAATCCTTGCTGCTGACGATATCGGCAAGGCTGTAGACCAAATGAAGGCCATTTATAAGGAAAAGAATCAGGGCTGA
- a CDS encoding ribonuclease HII, whose amino-acid sequence MKIQEIKDILAGTPTEDELALFREDPRKGVQKLLAAYVKRQEAAKAEADRLEKLMAPERSYWEQGIEYVAGCDEAGRGPLAGPLVTAAVILPHEINLPGLNDSKQVTPKRREALYDEIREQAVAITVSILGPKEIDEMNIYQAAKYAMTQCLTHLTMPPGQALTDAMPLHILHLPVRDIVHGDSKSAAIAAASIIAKVTRDRIMVELDKKYPQYGFAGHKGYGSQLHMQAIEKYGPCKWHRRSYEPLKSMAEQHDLGIAVSENKLLQLK is encoded by the coding sequence ATGAAAATACAGGAAATCAAAGATATCTTGGCAGGCACACCGACGGAAGATGAACTGGCGCTCTTTCGGGAAGATCCGCGTAAAGGCGTGCAGAAACTTCTCGCTGCCTATGTGAAACGGCAGGAGGCCGCTAAAGCTGAGGCCGACCGGCTGGAAAAATTAATGGCACCGGAAAGATCTTATTGGGAACAGGGCATCGAGTATGTAGCGGGCTGCGATGAAGCAGGACGCGGGCCTCTCGCCGGCCCGCTTGTGACGGCTGCCGTCATTTTGCCGCACGAAATTAACCTGCCGGGACTCAACGATTCTAAACAGGTGACGCCGAAACGCCGGGAAGCGCTCTATGATGAAATACGGGAGCAGGCAGTCGCTATTACTGTGAGCATTCTGGGCCCGAAGGAAATTGATGAGATGAATATCTACCAGGCAGCTAAATACGCTATGACACAGTGCCTGACGCACCTTACGATGCCGCCGGGACAGGCTCTGACGGACGCTATGCCGCTCCACATCCTGCATCTGCCTGTGCGCGATATTGTGCACGGCGACAGCAAGAGTGCAGCCATTGCCGCAGCGTCCATTATTGCCAAAGTCACCCGTGACCGGATCATGGTGGAACTGGACAAAAAATATCCGCAGTATGGCTTTGCCGGCCACAAAGGCTACGGTTCCCAGCTGCATATGCAGGCCATCGAAAAATATGGGCCCTGTAAGTGGCATCGCCGCAGCTATGAACCGCTTAAGAGCATGGCAGAGCAGCATGATTTGGGAATTGCGGTCAGCGAAAACAAGCTGCTGCAGCTGAAATAG
- the rimM gene encoding ribosome maturation factor RimM (Essential for efficient processing of 16S rRNA) — protein sequence MEKKIVIGKIVAPHGVRGEFRIMPLSEHPERYKDMKTIHLDDGRALTVVSLRAHKNVLLMQTKEITTMNEAELLRGRKIVVTPEELPPLPEGQFYVRDILGFTVVSPEGEVIGTMKDVITPATTDVFVIASPSGEEILVAAIAENIKKIDWEKKEVIVRLPEWI from the coding sequence ATGGAAAAGAAGATCGTGATTGGCAAAATTGTCGCCCCGCATGGCGTGCGGGGCGAATTTCGTATCATGCCGCTGTCCGAGCATCCGGAGCGGTATAAGGATATGAAAACCATCCACCTTGACGACGGCCGTGCCCTTACTGTAGTGTCGCTGCGGGCGCACAAGAATGTGCTCCTCATGCAGACCAAAGAGATTACGACTATGAACGAGGCGGAACTGCTGCGGGGAAGGAAAATCGTGGTTACCCCCGAGGAACTTCCTCCACTGCCGGAAGGACAGTTTTATGTCCGTGACATCCTGGGCTTTACCGTGGTTTCTCCGGAAGGGGAAGTCATTGGTACCATGAAGGATGTAATTACGCCGGCAACGACGGATGTCTTTGTGATTGCTTCCCCTTCGGGAGAGGAAATCCTGGTCGCCGCCATTGCCGAAAACATCAAAAAAATTGATTGGGAAAAGAAGGAAGTCATTGTGAGACTTCCGGAGTGGATTTGA
- the lepB gene encoding signal peptidase I: protein MAEEKKNKTWQDVASDWLISIIVAVVLAFAIRTFLVEPYMVSGPSMRPTLQNAERLIVNKLVYYTRDPKKGEIIVFKYPSDTRRDFIKRVIATGGDTIEIKDGQTYVNGEALNETYIKEPFHTNYPKVTVPKGFIFVMGDNRNNSEDSRYSDVGFVDLKLVKGKASVVFWPLSAFKTLP, encoded by the coding sequence ATGGCTGAAGAGAAGAAAAATAAAACCTGGCAGGATGTCGCCAGTGACTGGCTGATTTCGATTATTGTTGCTGTCGTTCTGGCCTTTGCCATCCGGACATTCCTTGTGGAGCCATATATGGTTTCCGGTCCGTCTATGAGACCGACCTTGCAGAATGCAGAACGGCTCATTGTCAATAAACTTGTCTATTATACCCGCGACCCGAAGAAGGGTGAAATCATCGTCTTCAAGTATCCCAGCGATACGCGCCGTGACTTTATCAAGCGCGTCATTGCTACGGGCGGCGATACGATTGAAATCAAGGATGGCCAGACGTACGTCAATGGCGAAGCACTGAACGAAACGTACATCAAAGAGCCGTTCCATACGAATTATCCGAAGGTTACCGTGCCGAAGGGCTTTATCTTCGTCATGGGCGATAACCGCAACAATTCCGAAGACAGCCGTTATTCCGACGTCGGGTTTGTCGATTTGAAACTCGTCAAGGGCAAAGCCAGCGTTGTCTTCTGGCCGCTGAGTGCCTTTAAGACGCTGCCCTGA
- a CDS encoding YlxM family DNA-binding protein — MGTSLRRRRKNAVRRRRKSSRKLRINRKKIARGASLKKRIFSRVQRKMGMKMQEDDTFEKKIRVGRLYDFYGGLLTDKQQKIMEQYFYDDLSLGEIAENFQISRQAVYDLLKRAEATLENYEAKLHVLQKSEDLHFQLRSALNLLDACRREDSPDPRLEKVALVLKNIMDKM; from the coding sequence ATGGGAACCTCTTTACGCCGAAGAAGAAAAAACGCCGTCCGGCGCCGAAGAAAGAGCAGCCGAAAATTACGCATAAACCGGAAGAAGATCGCCAGGGGAGCCTCTTTGAAGAAACGAATCTTTTCCCGGGTACAAAGAAAGATGGGGATGAAGATGCAGGAAGATGATACCTTTGAGAAAAAAATCCGTGTAGGGCGTCTCTATGATTTTTACGGCGGGCTCCTCACGGATAAGCAGCAGAAAATCATGGAACAATATTTCTATGATGATCTGTCTCTCGGGGAAATTGCCGAAAACTTTCAGATCAGCCGCCAGGCCGTGTATGACCTTTTGAAGCGGGCCGAAGCGACCCTGGAAAACTACGAAGCCAAACTGCACGTGCTCCAAAAGAGCGAAGACCTGCATTTTCAGCTGCGCAGCGCCCTGAATCTGCTCGATGCCTGCCGACGTGAAGACAGCCCGGACCCACGGCTTGAAAAAGTAGCACTTGTGCTGAAAAACATTATGGATAAGATGTGA
- a CDS encoding YraN family protein, with product MYEPGRFGRWGEMIAARYLVQKGYQILERNYRTPRGEIDIIAAKGGVIVFVEVKSRRGEGFGRPAAAVTWEKQSHIRASARIYLNRTRQNRCRIRYDVLEILAEYGQIRINHLQNFSHNDY from the coding sequence ATGTACGAACCCGGCCGCTTCGGCAGATGGGGTGAAATGATAGCTGCCCGCTATCTGGTGCAAAAGGGATATCAAATTCTCGAACGGAATTACAGAACGCCGCGGGGTGAAATCGATATCATTGCCGCTAAAGGCGGAGTGATTGTCTTCGTTGAGGTCAAAAGCCGGCGCGGAGAAGGATTCGGACGTCCGGCTGCTGCCGTGACATGGGAAAAACAGAGCCATATCAGGGCGTCTGCCCGGATTTATCTGAATAGAACCCGCCAAAACCGCTGCCGCATCCGCTATGATGTTTTGGAAATCCTCGCGGAATACGGGCAGATCCGGATCAACCATCTGCAGAATTTTTCGCACAACGACTACTAA
- the thiM gene encoding hydroxyethylthiazole kinase, with protein sequence MEGLTAVFTEISDAIRKRRPLVHHITNYVTAGFCADATLAVGASPMMADEPAEMDEIAPGADALVCNLGTLHLQAQKALLKAAALAKKSGIPVILDPVGVMSSSLRLDTAKAILATGCVAILKGNAAESEALLSLNGADGRGVDSKSAAHPETLAQALAEKYHCIAVVTGAADAISDGRRVVLARNGTPYLSRITGAGCMTGSLMGAAAAVTEDAMHAALWALTCMNVGAEKAETLCHGPGTFRAYLMDELSRHDGKDLAERFRGEEVKR encoded by the coding sequence ATGGAAGGCCTGACTGCAGTCTTCACTGAAATCAGTGATGCCATCCGTAAGCGCCGGCCTCTGGTGCACCATATTACGAATTATGTGACGGCAGGCTTTTGTGCCGATGCGACGCTCGCTGTCGGGGCGTCTCCCATGATGGCGGATGAACCGGCAGAAATGGATGAAATCGCGCCAGGTGCCGACGCCCTGGTGTGCAACTTGGGAACGCTTCATCTGCAGGCACAGAAGGCGCTTTTGAAGGCGGCCGCCCTCGCTAAAAAGTCGGGCATTCCCGTGATTTTGGATCCTGTCGGCGTCATGTCATCGTCGCTGCGTCTTGATACGGCAAAAGCAATCCTTGCGACCGGGTGTGTGGCCATCCTTAAAGGCAACGCGGCAGAAAGTGAAGCCTTGCTTTCCCTTAATGGGGCAGACGGCCGCGGTGTCGACTCGAAATCGGCGGCTCATCCCGAAACGCTGGCGCAGGCCCTTGCCGAAAAATACCATTGCATTGCCGTGGTCACAGGGGCAGCCGATGCCATAAGTGATGGCAGACGCGTGGTGCTTGCCCGCAACGGGACGCCGTACCTTTCCCGCATTACCGGCGCGGGATGCATGACAGGCTCTCTCATGGGAGCGGCCGCAGCCGTGACGGAAGATGCGATGCATGCCGCACTCTGGGCCCTGACCTGTATGAATGTCGGCGCCGAAAAGGCAGAGACCCTTTGCCACGGACCGGGTACTTTCAGGGCGTATCTTATGGATGAACTGAGCCGCCATGACGGGAAAGACCTGGCAGAACGGTTCAGAGGAGAAGAAGTAAAGCGCTGA
- a CDS encoding KH domain-containing protein, with protein sequence MKEIVEVIAKAIVNHPSEVQVEEERHGSSVVLKLHVAPDDMGKVIGKQGRIAKAIRLVMKAAATRENVRVIVDIG encoded by the coding sequence ATGAAAGAGATAGTTGAAGTCATCGCTAAGGCTATCGTCAATCATCCCTCCGAGGTCCAGGTGGAAGAAGAAAGACACGGTTCTTCCGTCGTCCTCAAACTCCACGTGGCGCCTGATGATATGGGAAAAGTCATCGGCAAGCAGGGACGAATTGCCAAGGCGATTCGTCTGGTAATGAAGGCCGCTGCTACCCGTGAAAATGTCAGAGTGATCGTAGATATTGGTTAA
- a CDS encoding YlqD family protein, whose protein sequence is MDKMTIVVPVTVKSKVTEDLKTKIVADMKRQVQAAELDFEQFQFNAKKSLNEHANANPVALEGLRERIAYEKDQRGRALKELKDKLERANNLEIGSEIGHGTLERSIEITIGSDLESLMGAEIVVEDGKVIAFRE, encoded by the coding sequence ATGGATAAAATGACCATCGTCGTTCCTGTGACCGTAAAATCCAAGGTTACGGAAGATCTGAAAACCAAGATCGTCGCAGATATGAAACGTCAGGTTCAGGCAGCGGAACTGGATTTTGAACAATTCCAATTCAATGCCAAAAAATCGCTGAACGAACATGCCAATGCCAATCCGGTAGCCCTGGAAGGACTGCGGGAACGCATTGCGTATGAAAAAGATCAGCGCGGCCGTGCGCTGAAGGAACTCAAGGATAAACTCGAAAGAGCCAATAACCTTGAGATTGGCAGTGAAATCGGTCACGGTACCCTGGAACGTTCCATTGAAATCACCATCGGTTCCGATCTGGAATCGCTGATGGGGGCTGAAATTGTCGTCGAAGACGGCAAAGTCATCGCCTTCAGAGAGTGA
- the rplS gene encoding 50S ribosomal protein L19 translates to MNIIEAIEKEQLRSDIPDFRPGDTLKVYVKVVEGNRERVQLFEGVCISRNGSGVREMFTVRRIASGVGVERTFPVHSPRLEKIEVSHRGVVRRAKLYYLRKLTGKAARIKERR, encoded by the coding sequence ATGAATATTATCGAAGCAATTGAAAAAGAACAACTGCGTTCTGACATTCCTGACTTCCGTCCTGGCGATACTCTGAAAGTATACGTTAAGGTTGTCGAAGGAAACCGTGAACGTGTTCAGTTATTTGAAGGTGTCTGCATTTCCCGCAATGGCTCCGGTGTACGTGAAATGTTCACCGTTCGCCGTATTGCGTCCGGTGTCGGCGTAGAAAGAACTTTCCCTGTTCATTCTCCGCGTCTGGAAAAGATCGAAGTTTCCCATCGCGGTGTGGTTCGCAGAGCAAAACTGTATTATCTGCGTAAACTCACCGGTAAGGCAGCTCGTATCAAGGAACGCCGCTAA
- the ylqF gene encoding ribosome biogenesis GTPase YlqF, with the protein MKELLEGYAFSIQWFPGHMTKARREMENQLKMVDVVVEMLDARIPHSSANPLLKSLIGQKVKIVTLNKTDMADPEMTRKWLSALKARSFTALEVDCQKGRGTKALLAAIRQAGQPVVDKWLKKGVRNHPIRVMIVGIPNVGKSTLINRLLGKNKTVTQNKPGVTRQTQWVEIGKGIELLDTPGVLWPKFEQAETGFNLAVTGAIKEDVYDRETAAAILVTRLMRLYPQQLEATYGITIEPEDTAQTVEAKIGKARGAIKAGGEINLPKTVDLILRDFKFGKIGPITLEEP; encoded by the coding sequence ATGAAAGAACTTCTTGAAGGGTATGCTTTTTCCATCCAGTGGTTCCCGGGACACATGACCAAAGCCCGCCGCGAAATGGAAAACCAGCTGAAAATGGTGGATGTGGTTGTCGAAATGCTGGACGCCCGTATTCCGCATTCCAGTGCGAACCCGCTTTTAAAAAGTCTTATCGGACAAAAAGTTAAGATTGTAACGCTGAACAAGACAGATATGGCTGATCCTGAAATGACCCGTAAATGGCTGTCTGCACTGAAAGCCCGCAGCTTTACGGCGCTCGAGGTGGATTGTCAGAAGGGGCGGGGCACAAAGGCGCTCCTTGCCGCGATTCGGCAGGCCGGGCAGCCCGTAGTGGATAAATGGCTCAAAAAAGGCGTTCGCAACCACCCTATCCGTGTTATGATTGTCGGCATTCCTAACGTGGGAAAATCGACGCTCATTAACCGCCTTTTGGGTAAGAATAAAACCGTTACGCAAAATAAACCGGGCGTGACGCGGCAGACCCAGTGGGTGGAAATCGGTAAGGGCATCGAACTGCTTGATACGCCGGGTGTATTGTGGCCGAAATTCGAACAGGCAGAGACAGGGTTTAACCTCGCTGTGACGGGTGCCATTAAGGAAGACGTCTATGACAGGGAAACCGCAGCTGCCATTCTCGTGACGCGGCTCATGCGCCTTTATCCGCAGCAGCTTGAAGCGACATATGGTATTACGATTGAACCGGAAGATACAGCACAGACTGTGGAAGCTAAAATCGGCAAAGCCCGCGGCGCTATCAAGGCCGGCGGGGAAATCAACCTGCCGAAGACCGTGGATTTGATCTTGCGCGATTTTAAATTCGGCAAGATCGGGCCTATCACGCTGGAAGAACCGTAA
- the thiD gene encoding bifunctional hydroxymethylpyrimidine kinase/phosphomethylpyrimidine kinase yields the protein MKHLLTIAGSDSSGGAGIQADLKTFAAHGCYGMSVITAVTAQNTTGVTAIQNITPDVVAAQIDAVFSDIRVDAVKVGMVSTASTIRVIAEKMKEWKPRFLVVDPVMVATSGAYLLEEDARSVLMEELLPLATVITPNLMEGEVLSGMKIRSKADMEKAANAILSRGIQSVLLKGGHLADTADDMLAEKGEVTWFAGKRIDNPNTHGTGCSLSSAVASELAAGCTLEEAVRKAKAYVALGIANGLPVGHGHGPIHHFVDLYKKGGLF from the coding sequence ATGAAACATCTGCTTACTATCGCCGGTTCCGACTCCTCAGGCGGTGCCGGAATCCAGGCTGATTTAAAAACTTTTGCTGCGCACGGCTGCTATGGGATGAGTGTCATTACAGCGGTAACGGCCCAGAACACGACGGGCGTTACGGCTATTCAGAATATAACGCCTGACGTGGTGGCGGCGCAGATTGACGCCGTCTTTTCGGACATCCGCGTCGATGCGGTCAAGGTAGGTATGGTCTCTACGGCCTCCACAATCCGCGTCATTGCCGAAAAAATGAAAGAGTGGAAACCGCGTTTTCTCGTCGTGGATCCTGTCATGGTGGCTACCAGCGGCGCCTATCTTCTTGAGGAGGACGCCCGCAGTGTCCTGATGGAGGAACTGCTCCCGCTTGCTACGGTAATTACGCCGAACCTCATGGAAGGGGAAGTCCTTTCGGGGATGAAGATTCGTTCCAAGGCGGACATGGAAAAGGCCGCCAATGCGATTCTTTCCCGGGGCATCCAAAGCGTGCTTCTGAAGGGCGGGCACCTCGCCGATACGGCAGACGACATGCTGGCCGAAAAGGGCGAGGTTACCTGGTTTGCCGGTAAGCGCATTGATAACCCGAATACCCACGGTACGGGCTGCAGCCTTTCCTCGGCCGTTGCCAGTGAACTGGCTGCCGGCTGCACGCTGGAAGAAGCGGTCCGCAAAGCGAAGGCGTATGTCGCGTTAGGCATTGCCAACGGTCTTCCCGTGGGACACGGCCATGGCCCGATTCATCATTTTGTCGACCTGTACAAAAAGGGAGGCCTTTTCTGA
- the trmD gene encoding tRNA (guanosine(37)-N1)-methyltransferase TrmD, whose translation MKFVFITLFPEMIEQAARVSIIGRAMDQGLVSVACVNPRDYATDRHRSVDDTTCGGGAGMVLKAETYCKALAKAGELAPGALKVALTPVGEPLKQPRIESLAAAGKDIIFLCGHYEGFDERILEKADLRLSVGDFVLTGGELPALCVMDAVARFLPGVLGKMISAEEDSFADVLLEYPQYTRPVSFEGRQVPEVLLSGNHAAIDRWRRKEALRSTYQYRPELLSKMHWQKGDGALFLEMLEEEKVKNKD comes from the coding sequence ATGAAATTTGTTTTTATTACCCTTTTTCCCGAAATGATTGAACAGGCAGCCCGCGTCAGCATTATCGGGAGAGCCATGGATCAGGGACTTGTGTCCGTGGCCTGCGTGAATCCCCGGGATTATGCAACCGACCGGCATCGCAGCGTCGATGATACGACCTGTGGTGGAGGGGCCGGGATGGTGCTGAAAGCGGAAACCTACTGTAAAGCCCTGGCAAAGGCCGGAGAATTGGCACCGGGCGCGCTGAAGGTGGCCCTGACCCCTGTGGGGGAACCACTGAAGCAGCCGCGGATCGAATCGCTGGCCGCCGCCGGAAAGGACATCATCTTCCTTTGCGGTCATTATGAAGGTTTTGATGAACGTATCCTTGAAAAGGCCGATTTGCGCCTTTCCGTAGGAGATTTCGTTCTGACGGGTGGTGAACTGCCCGCTTTATGTGTCATGGATGCCGTGGCCCGCTTTCTGCCGGGTGTCCTTGGCAAGATGATCAGTGCGGAGGAAGATTCTTTTGCCGACGTACTGCTTGAATATCCTCAATATACGCGCCCTGTCAGCTTTGAAGGCAGACAGGTCCCGGAGGTCCTCCTTTCGGGAAACCACGCGGCCATCGACAGATGGCGCCGTAAAGAGGCTTTGAGGTCCACGTATCAGTATCGTCCCGAACTGCTGAGCAAAATGCACTGGCAGAAGGGTGATGGTGCCCTCTTCCTGGAAATGCTGGAAGAGGAAAAAGTAAAAAACAAAGATTAG